Proteins co-encoded in one Marinobacter gudaonensis genomic window:
- a CDS encoding phosphoglycerate kinase, which translates to MAIKKMTDLNLAGKRVLIREDLNVPVKDGKVSSDARIRASLPTIKAAKDAGAKVMLMSHLGRPEEGVYDEASSMKPVADHLTKVLGQEVRLIKDYLDGVDVADGEVVLFENVRFNKGEKKDDETLSRKYAALCDVYVMDAFGTAHRAQASTHGVAKYAPEACAGPLLAAELEALGKALDNPAKPVVAIVGGSKVSTKLDVLNALEKVCDQIIVGGGIANTFLAAAGHPVGKSLCEHDLVDTAKNIASRVEIPLPVDVVVASEFAETATATVKNISDVTADDMILDVGPETAGEFAQLLKNAKTILWNGPVGVFEFDQFGNGTKALAQAIAESDAFSLAGGGDTVAAVDKYNVADKISYISTGGGAFLEFVEGKTLPAVAVLEERGE; encoded by the coding sequence ATGGCCATCAAGAAAATGACCGACCTCAACCTCGCCGGCAAGCGAGTGCTGATCCGTGAAGACCTGAACGTACCGGTCAAGGACGGCAAAGTCTCCAGCGACGCCCGCATCCGCGCCTCCCTGCCCACCATCAAGGCTGCCAAAGACGCCGGCGCCAAAGTGATGCTGATGTCTCACCTGGGCCGCCCGGAAGAAGGCGTGTACGACGAAGCGTCCTCCATGAAGCCGGTCGCCGACCACCTGACCAAAGTGCTCGGCCAGGAAGTGCGGCTGATCAAGGATTACCTCGACGGCGTTGACGTGGCCGACGGCGAAGTGGTGCTGTTCGAGAACGTCCGCTTCAACAAGGGCGAGAAGAAAGACGACGAAACCCTGTCCAGGAAGTACGCGGCCCTGTGTGACGTCTACGTGATGGACGCCTTCGGCACCGCCCACCGCGCCCAGGCCTCCACCCACGGCGTGGCCAAATACGCCCCCGAAGCCTGCGCCGGCCCGCTGCTGGCAGCAGAACTCGAAGCCCTGGGCAAGGCCCTGGACAACCCGGCCAAGCCCGTTGTAGCCATCGTCGGCGGTTCCAAGGTTTCCACCAAACTGGATGTGCTGAACGCCCTGGAAAAAGTCTGCGACCAGATTATCGTCGGCGGCGGCATCGCCAACACCTTCCTGGCCGCTGCGGGCCACCCGGTGGGCAAATCCCTGTGCGAACACGACCTGGTCGACACTGCCAAAAACATTGCCAGCCGCGTGGAAATCCCGCTGCCGGTGGACGTGGTGGTCGCCAGCGAATTCGCCGAAACCGCCACCGCCACCGTCAAGAACATCTCCGACGTAACCGCCGACGACATGATCCTCGACGTGGGCCCGGAAACGGCTGGCGAATTCGCCCAGTTGCTGAAGAACGCCAAAACCATACTCTGGAACGGCCCGGTGGGTGTCTTCGAATTCGACCAGTTCGGCAACGGCACCAAGGCCCTGGCCCAAGCCATCGCCGAAAGCGACGCCTTCTCCCTGGCCGGCGGCGGCGACACGGTGGCGGCCGTTGACAAGTACAACGTTGCTGACAAAATCTCCTACATCTCCACCGGCGGCGGCGCCTTCCTGGAATTCGTGGAAGGCAAGACCCTGCCTGCGGTAGCCGTACTGGAAGAACGCGGAGAGTAA
- the gap gene encoding type I glyceraldehyde-3-phosphate dehydrogenase has protein sequence MTDSAPFRIAINGYGRIGQCVLRALYENGFRDRLQVVAINELSDIDTIAHLTRYDSTHGRFQGEISVSDQDLMVNGDAIRVLRHADPAELPWGLLGVDLVLECSGAFSDRATAQKHIDAGAKRLLFSQPAESDVDRTVVYGINHQDLTKDDVIVAAASCTTNCLVPVIKVLNDALGVEQGTTTTIHAAMNDQPVIDAYHHQDLRRTRSALHNIVPVDTGLAKGIERLLPEMEGKFSSVAMRVPTMNVSAIDMVVNVRKNTDVAAVNNLLKEAANGPLKSILGYTDELLASSDFNHDAHSGVVDGGQTRVTGGTMVKVLCWFDNEWGFANRMLDVSKSWLTKHS, from the coding sequence ATGACAGACTCTGCGCCTTTTCGTATCGCCATCAACGGGTACGGCCGCATCGGCCAGTGCGTGTTGCGTGCGCTCTATGAAAACGGCTTTCGCGACCGCCTGCAGGTGGTCGCGATCAATGAGCTGTCGGACATCGACACCATCGCCCACCTGACCCGCTACGACTCTACCCACGGTCGGTTCCAGGGGGAAATCTCGGTCTCGGACCAGGACCTGATGGTCAACGGCGACGCCATCCGGGTACTTCGCCACGCCGACCCGGCGGAACTGCCCTGGGGGCTGCTGGGTGTGGATCTGGTGCTGGAATGCTCTGGCGCCTTCTCGGACCGGGCAACCGCCCAGAAGCACATCGACGCTGGTGCCAAACGCCTGCTGTTCTCCCAGCCGGCGGAATCCGATGTCGACCGCACCGTGGTGTACGGCATCAACCACCAGGATCTCACGAAAGACGACGTGATCGTGGCGGCTGCCTCCTGCACCACCAACTGCCTGGTGCCGGTGATCAAGGTATTGAATGATGCCCTCGGCGTGGAGCAGGGCACCACAACCACCATCCACGCCGCCATGAACGACCAGCCGGTGATCGACGCCTACCACCACCAGGACCTGCGCCGCACCCGCAGCGCCCTGCACAACATCGTGCCGGTGGACACCGGCCTGGCCAAAGGCATCGAACGCCTGCTGCCGGAGATGGAAGGCAAGTTCAGTTCGGTGGCCATGCGTGTGCCGACCATGAACGTCTCCGCCATCGACATGGTGGTGAACGTGCGCAAGAACACCGACGTGGCAGCGGTAAACAACCTGTTAAAAGAGGCCGCCAACGGCCCGTTGAAGAGCATTCTCGGCTACACCGACGAACTGCTGGCCAGTTCCGATTTCAACCACGACGCCCACTCCGGCGTGGTGGACGGCGGCCAGACCCGGGTTACGGGGGGCACCATGGTGAAAGTGCTGTGCTGGTTCGATAATGAGTGGGGGTTCGCGAACCGGATGCTCGATGTCAGCAAAAGCTGGTTAACCAAACATTCTTAA
- the tkt gene encoding transketolase, whose protein sequence is MPSRKDLANAIRALSMDAVQKAKSGHPGAPMGMADIAEVLWNDYLNHNPANPQWANRDRFVLSNGHGSMLQYSLLHLSGYDVSIEDIKNFRQLHSKTPGHPEYGYTPGVETTTGPLGQGIANAVGFAIAEKSLAAQFNRPGHEIVDHYTYAFLGDGCLMEGISHEVASLAGTLGLGKLIFFYDDNGISIDGEVDGWFTDNTPQRFEAYGWQVIPAVDGHDPDAIRAAIEAGRANTEQPTLICCKTIIGFGSPNKQGKESCHGAPLGDDEIELTREQLGWQHGPFEIPADIASAWNAREKGAAAQSEWEQKFAAYEKAEPELAAEFKRRMAGDLPADFAEKAQAYIQECQDKAETVASRKASQNTLNAYGPLLPELMGGSADLAGSNLTIWGGSKGLTKEDASGNYIYYGVREFGMAAIMNGIALHGGFIPYGATFLIFMEYCRNAVRMAALMKQRSIFVFTHDSIGLGEDGPTHQPIEQLASLRTTPNMSTWRPADTVESAVAWKAALERKDGPTAMVFSRQGLPAQDRDAQQLADVAKGAYILSDSEGTPELILIATGSEVGLAQDAAAKLREQGRKVRVVSMPSTDVFDAQSAEYKQQVLPLDVTNRVAIEAGIADYWYKYVGLDGRIIGMTTFGESAPAGELFQEFGFTVDNVLEVAAELLDA, encoded by the coding sequence ATGCCGTCTCGTAAAGATCTCGCCAACGCCATTCGCGCGCTGAGCATGGATGCGGTTCAGAAAGCCAAGTCCGGCCACCCGGGTGCGCCCATGGGTATGGCGGATATCGCCGAGGTACTGTGGAACGATTATCTGAACCACAACCCGGCCAACCCTCAGTGGGCCAACCGGGACCGCTTCGTGCTGTCCAACGGTCACGGCTCCATGCTGCAGTACTCGCTGCTGCACCTGAGCGGTTACGACGTTTCCATCGAGGACATCAAGAACTTCCGGCAGCTGCACTCCAAGACCCCGGGCCACCCCGAGTACGGCTACACCCCGGGTGTCGAGACCACCACCGGTCCCCTGGGGCAGGGCATTGCCAACGCCGTGGGTTTCGCCATTGCCGAGAAATCCCTGGCGGCGCAGTTCAACCGCCCGGGCCATGAAATTGTCGATCACTACACCTACGCGTTCCTGGGCGACGGCTGCCTGATGGAAGGCATCTCCCACGAAGTGGCGTCCCTGGCCGGCACCCTGGGCCTGGGCAAGCTGATCTTCTTCTACGATGACAACGGCATTTCCATCGACGGGGAAGTGGACGGCTGGTTCACCGACAATACCCCCCAGCGTTTCGAAGCCTACGGCTGGCAGGTGATCCCGGCGGTCGATGGCCACGATCCCGACGCCATTCGCGCCGCGATTGAAGCCGGCCGGGCCAACACCGAGCAGCCCACCCTGATCTGCTGCAAGACCATCATCGGTTTCGGTTCTCCGAACAAGCAGGGCAAGGAAAGCTGCCATGGCGCGCCCCTGGGCGACGACGAGATCGAGCTGACCCGCGAGCAGCTGGGCTGGCAGCATGGCCCGTTCGAGATTCCGGCAGACATCGCCAGTGCCTGGAACGCCCGTGAGAAAGGCGCTGCCGCCCAGTCCGAGTGGGAGCAGAAGTTTGCTGCCTACGAGAAGGCCGAGCCGGAGCTGGCGGCCGAGTTCAAGCGCCGCATGGCCGGCGACCTGCCCGCCGATTTCGCCGAGAAGGCACAGGCGTACATTCAGGAGTGCCAGGACAAGGCCGAAACCGTGGCTTCCCGGAAAGCGTCCCAGAACACCCTGAACGCTTATGGCCCGCTGCTGCCGGAACTGATGGGTGGCTCTGCCGACCTGGCCGGTTCCAACCTGACCATCTGGGGCGGCTCCAAGGGGCTGACCAAAGAGGACGCCAGCGGCAACTACATCTATTACGGCGTGCGCGAGTTCGGCATGGCCGCGATCATGAACGGTATCGCCCTGCACGGTGGGTTTATACCCTATGGCGCCACTTTCCTGATCTTCATGGAATACTGCCGTAACGCGGTGCGCATGGCGGCGCTCATGAAACAGCGCTCCATCTTCGTATTCACCCACGATTCCATCGGCCTCGGTGAAGACGGCCCCACCCACCAGCCCATCGAACAGCTGGCGAGCCTGCGTACCACCCCGAACATGAGCACCTGGCGCCCGGCCGACACCGTTGAGTCCGCAGTGGCGTGGAAAGCCGCCCTGGAGCGCAAGGACGGCCCCACGGCTATGGTCTTCTCCCGTCAGGGCCTGCCGGCCCAGGATCGTGACGCCCAGCAACTCGCCGACGTGGCCAAGGGCGCCTACATCCTCTCCGACAGCGAAGGCACCCCGGAGCTGATCCTCATCGCTACCGGCTCGGAAGTGGGTCTGGCCCAGGACGCCGCCGCCAAGCTGCGCGAGCAGGGTCGGAAAGTGCGCGTGGTGTCCATGCCGTCCACCGACGTGTTCGACGCCCAGAGCGCCGAGTACAAGCAGCAGGTGCTGCCGCTGGACGTGACCAACCGCGTGGCCATCGAAGCCGGCATTGCCGACTACTGGTACAAGTACGTGGGCCTGGACGGTCGCATCATCGGCATGACCACCTTTGGCGAGTCCGCACCCGCCGGTGAGCTGTTCCAGGAGTTCGGCTTCACCGTCGACAACGTGCTGGAAGTGGCCGCTGAATTGCTGGACGCCTGA
- a CDS encoding metalloregulator ArsR/SmtB family transcription factor, translating to MNAHADTLSSVDALAPIFKASGDPLRLEILRVLRRDTFGVLELSQLFDMRQSGMSHHLKVMNKAGLLEPQREGNAIFYRRPLHLDSDKPTDQTIRQIFEAVDRVPLPTHLQEKIEAIRNQRADQSQAFFARHAEQFREQQELIAAFELYADPVAELIRKRSRKHQWQTALEIGPGEGGFLPVLAELCGHVVALDNSRDMLAKATRTCIDERLNNIDLIEGVTDTLLARGDAFDLVVANMVLHHVPSPADIFLDAAALMNNGGCLVISDLCSHDQDWAKANCGDLWLGFEPEELTAWADDAGLVAGEQLFIGLRNGFQIQVREFWKHSGQV from the coding sequence ATGAACGCGCATGCCGACACCCTGTCCTCCGTGGACGCCCTGGCCCCGATCTTCAAAGCGAGCGGCGATCCGCTGCGCCTGGAGATCCTGCGCGTTCTGCGCCGGGATACCTTCGGCGTACTCGAACTCAGCCAACTGTTCGACATGCGCCAGTCCGGCATGAGCCACCACCTGAAGGTGATGAACAAGGCCGGCTTATTGGAGCCGCAGCGGGAAGGCAACGCTATCTTTTACCGTCGCCCGCTGCACCTGGACAGCGACAAGCCCACGGACCAGACCATCCGGCAGATTTTCGAAGCGGTCGACCGGGTGCCGCTGCCCACGCACCTGCAGGAGAAGATCGAGGCCATCCGCAACCAGCGGGCCGATCAGTCCCAGGCGTTCTTCGCCAGGCATGCGGAGCAGTTCCGGGAACAGCAGGAGCTGATTGCCGCATTCGAGCTGTACGCCGACCCGGTGGCGGAGCTGATCCGCAAGCGGTCACGCAAGCACCAGTGGCAGACCGCCCTGGAAATCGGGCCCGGCGAAGGCGGCTTCCTGCCAGTGCTGGCCGAGCTGTGCGGCCACGTGGTTGCGCTGGACAACAGCCGGGACATGCTGGCCAAGGCCACCCGGACCTGCATTGACGAGCGGCTGAACAACATCGACCTGATTGAAGGGGTCACCGACACCCTGCTGGCCCGGGGCGATGCCTTTGATCTGGTGGTGGCCAACATGGTGCTGCACCACGTGCCCAGCCCGGCGGATATCTTTCTGGACGCGGCGGCGCTGATGAACAACGGCGGTTGCCTGGTGATCAGCGATCTGTGCAGCCATGACCAGGACTGGGCCAAGGCCAACTGCGGTGATCTGTGGCTGGGTTTCGAGCCGGAAGAACTCACCGCCTGGGCGGACGACGCCGGGCTGGTGGCCGGCGAGCAGCTGTTTATCGGGCTGCGTAACGGTTTCCAGATCCAGGTGCGGGAGTTCTGGAAACACAGTGGCCAGGTCTGA
- the metK gene encoding methionine adenosyltransferase, producing the protein MSDYSIFTSESVSEGHPDKLADQISDAVLDAILVDDPHARVACETMVKTGVAIVGGEITTSAWVDLEDLVRGVIKDIGYTSSTVGYDGDTCGVINIIGKQSVDIAQGVDRQKPEDQGAGDQGLMFGYASNETDVLMPAPITFSHRLVQRQAEARKSGLLPWLRPDAKSQVTCRYENGRVSGIDAVVLSTQHDEDVTQDDLKEAVMELIVKHALPAELLHKDTQFHINPTGKFVIGGPVGDCGLTGRKIIVDTYGGMARHGGGAFSGKDPSKVDRSAAYAGRYVAKNIVAAGLADKCEIQVSYAIGVAQPTSISLNTFGTGKISDDKIIQLVREHFDLRPYAITNMLDLLHPMYRATAAYGHFGREPYEMTVGGRTFTAFPWEKTDRAAALKDAAGI; encoded by the coding sequence ATGTCTGACTACAGCATCTTCACTTCCGAATCGGTCTCTGAAGGCCACCCGGACAAACTGGCGGACCAGATCTCCGATGCCGTCCTCGACGCCATCCTGGTCGACGACCCCCATGCCCGGGTTGCCTGCGAAACCATGGTAAAGACCGGCGTTGCCATCGTTGGCGGTGAAATCACCACCAGCGCCTGGGTCGATCTGGAAGATCTGGTGCGCGGCGTGATCAAGGACATCGGCTACACCTCCTCTACCGTTGGCTACGACGGCGACACCTGCGGCGTGATCAACATCATCGGCAAGCAGTCTGTCGACATTGCCCAGGGCGTGGATCGCCAGAAGCCGGAAGACCAGGGCGCGGGCGACCAGGGCCTGATGTTCGGCTACGCCAGCAACGAAACCGACGTGCTGATGCCAGCCCCGATCACCTTCTCGCACCGCCTGGTGCAGCGCCAGGCTGAAGCCCGCAAGAGCGGCCTGCTGCCGTGGCTGCGCCCGGACGCCAAGAGCCAGGTCACCTGCCGCTACGAGAACGGCCGGGTTTCCGGCATTGATGCGGTCGTGCTGTCCACCCAGCACGACGAAGACGTGACCCAGGACGACCTGAAAGAAGCGGTGATGGAGCTGATCGTCAAGCACGCTCTGCCCGCGGAACTGCTGCACAAGGACACCCAGTTCCACATCAACCCGACCGGCAAGTTCGTGATCGGCGGCCCGGTGGGCGACTGTGGCCTGACCGGCCGCAAGATCATCGTAGACACCTACGGCGGCATGGCCCGCCACGGCGGCGGTGCTTTCTCCGGCAAGGATCCGTCCAAGGTGGACCGTTCCGCCGCCTACGCCGGCCGCTACGTGGCCAAGAACATTGTCGCTGCCGGCCTGGCCGACAAGTGCGAGATCCAGGTGTCCTACGCCATCGGTGTGGCCCAGCCCACGTCGATCTCTCTGAACACCTTCGGCACCGGCAAGATCAGCGACGACAAGATCATCCAGCTGGTGCGCGAACACTTTGACCTGCGTCCGTACGCGATCACCAACATGCTCGACCTGCTGCACCCGATGTACCGGGCCACGGCAGCCTACGGTCACTTTGGACGTGAGCCCTACGAAATGACCGTTGGTGGCCGGACGTTTACCGCATTCCCGTGGGAAAAAACCGACCGGGCGGCGGCTCTCAAGGATGCCGCTGGTATCTGA
- the ahcY gene encoding adenosylhomocysteinase, whose product MSTPAEKLKSFDDYKVRDISLAGWGRKEINIAEGEMPALMKLREKYKAEQPLKGANIMGCIHMTIQTAVLIETLVELGANVRWSSCNIFSTQDQAAAAIAAQGIPVFAWKGETDDEYDWCLERTVGADVEGWEPNMILDDGGDLTALLHEKYPEILAKCHGVTEETTTGVHRLQEMLREGTLKVPAINVNDAVTKSKNDNKYGCRHSLNDAIKRATDHLMSGKKALVIGYGDVGKGSAASLRQEGMIVKVTEADPICAMQACMDGFEVVSPYIDGVNTGTEAGINRDLLQNTDLLVTTTGNMNVCDAHMLKALKSGAVVCNIGHFDNEIDTAYMRKNWEWDEVKPQVHIVYRDKTTNDHLILLSEGRLVNLGNATGHPSRIMDGSFANQVLAQMYLFERKFADLPEDAREKGVYVQVLPKQLDEEVARAMVEGFGGVITKMTPEQAKYIGVPVEGPYKPESYKY is encoded by the coding sequence ATGAGCACTCCGGCAGAAAAACTGAAAAGCTTCGACGATTACAAAGTCCGTGATATTTCCCTGGCCGGCTGGGGCCGGAAGGAAATCAACATCGCCGAGGGCGAAATGCCCGCGCTGATGAAGCTCCGGGAGAAATACAAGGCAGAGCAGCCGCTGAAAGGCGCGAACATCATGGGCTGCATCCACATGACCATCCAGACCGCCGTGCTGATCGAGACCCTGGTGGAACTGGGCGCCAACGTGCGCTGGTCGTCCTGCAACATCTTCTCCACCCAGGACCAGGCCGCAGCCGCCATCGCCGCCCAGGGCATCCCCGTGTTTGCCTGGAAAGGCGAGACCGACGACGAGTACGACTGGTGCCTCGAGCGCACCGTGGGTGCCGATGTGGAAGGCTGGGAGCCGAACATGATTCTGGACGACGGCGGCGACCTGACCGCCCTGCTCCACGAGAAGTACCCGGAAATCCTGGCCAAGTGCCACGGGGTGACCGAAGAGACCACCACCGGCGTGCACCGCCTGCAGGAAATGCTGCGCGAGGGCACTCTGAAGGTACCGGCCATCAACGTGAATGACGCCGTGACCAAATCCAAGAACGACAACAAGTACGGTTGTCGTCACAGCCTGAACGACGCCATCAAGCGCGCCACCGACCACCTGATGTCCGGCAAGAAGGCCCTTGTGATCGGCTATGGCGACGTGGGCAAGGGGTCCGCTGCGTCCCTGCGTCAGGAAGGCATGATCGTAAAGGTTACCGAGGCCGATCCGATCTGTGCCATGCAGGCGTGCATGGACGGTTTCGAAGTGGTGTCTCCGTACATTGACGGCGTGAACACCGGTACCGAAGCCGGCATCAACCGCGACCTGCTGCAGAACACCGATCTGCTGGTGACCACCACCGGCAACATGAACGTGTGTGACGCGCACATGCTCAAGGCGCTCAAGAGCGGTGCCGTGGTATGCAACATCGGCCACTTCGACAACGAGATCGATACCGCCTACATGCGCAAGAACTGGGAATGGGACGAGGTGAAGCCTCAGGTGCACATTGTCTACCGCGACAAGACCACCAACGACCACCTGATCCTGCTGTCCGAAGGCCGCCTGGTGAACCTGGGCAATGCCACGGGTCACCCGTCCCGCATCATGGACGGCTCTTTCGCCAACCAGGTGCTGGCCCAGATGTACCTGTTCGAGCGCAAGTTCGCCGACCTGCCGGAAGACGCCCGGGAGAAGGGCGTATACGTCCAGGTTCTGCCCAAGCAGCTCGACGAGGAAGTGGCCCGCGCCATGGTGGAAGGCTTTGGTGGCGTGATCACCAAGATGACCCCGGAGCAGGCCAAATACATCGGTGTACCGGTCGAAGGCCCGTACAAGCCGGAAAGCTACAAGTACTGA
- the metF gene encoding methylenetetrahydrofolate reductase [NAD(P)H] — protein sequence MQSQTQFKRRFSFEFFPPKTDQGKEKLQNVRSQLAEVNPDFFSVTFGAGGSTRDRTIETVLNLHKQGISTAPHLSCVGGTRQEIGELLDLYREHGINRIVALRGDMPSGMGAAGELRYANELVEFIREHSGDTFNLEVAAYPEFHPQARNAEEDLKNFARKVQAGANSAITQYFFNADSYFYFIDRLEKMGVTIPVVPGIMPIVNFSSLVRFSDMCGAEIPRWIRKQLEAYGDDADSIRKFGEEVVTNMCEKLLKAGAPGLHFYTLNQAEPSLSIWKNLGISDREKIAF from the coding sequence ATGCAATCCCAGACACAGTTTAAGCGCCGCTTCAGCTTCGAGTTTTTCCCGCCCAAAACCGACCAGGGCAAGGAAAAACTGCAGAACGTGCGCAGCCAGCTTGCCGAGGTGAACCCGGACTTTTTCTCGGTCACCTTCGGCGCCGGCGGTTCCACCCGGGACCGCACCATTGAAACCGTGCTGAACCTGCACAAGCAGGGCATTTCCACGGCCCCGCACCTGTCGTGCGTGGGCGGCACCCGCCAGGAAATCGGCGAGCTGCTGGACCTGTACCGGGAGCATGGCATCAACCGGATCGTCGCCCTCCGGGGCGACATGCCCTCCGGCATGGGGGCGGCCGGCGAACTGCGTTATGCCAATGAGCTGGTGGAATTCATCCGGGAGCACAGCGGAGACACCTTCAATCTGGAAGTGGCCGCCTACCCGGAATTCCACCCCCAGGCCCGCAACGCCGAGGAAGACCTGAAGAACTTTGCCCGCAAGGTACAGGCCGGCGCCAACAGCGCCATTACCCAGTACTTTTTCAACGCGGACAGCTACTTCTACTTCATCGACCGGCTGGAGAAAATGGGCGTGACCATTCCTGTGGTGCCGGGCATCATGCCCATCGTCAATTTCTCAAGCCTGGTGCGCTTCTCGGACATGTGCGGCGCGGAAATCCCACGCTGGATTCGCAAGCAGCTTGAAGCCTACGGCGACGACGCCGATTCCATCCGCAAGTTCGGAGAGGAAGTGGTCACCAATATGTGCGAAAAACTGCTCAAGGCCGGTGCCCCGGGTCTGCATTTCTACACCCTGAACCAGGCCGAGCCCAGTCTTAGCATCTGGAAGAACCTTGGTATCAGCGACCGGGAAAAGATCGCTTTCTGA
- a CDS encoding transporter substrate-binding domain-containing protein: MSTKWLKTLSASLALTVAAGTVSAETLRVVTDPSFVPFEMMDQETGEMIGFDMEIIREVADRAGFEIDLNTMDFNGIIPALQTGNVDIAIAGITITDEREEIVDFSDPYYDSGLRILVREGNEDVSEFDDLEGKKIGTKIGSTSYDYLIKNLDADDGVTPYPGSSDMYMALMSRAVDAVFYDAPNVGYFARTKGEGKVKTVGPLYEGQQYGIALKSGSEWLDDVNAALAAMKEDGTYKTIYEKWFGPMPDDM, from the coding sequence ATGAGCACGAAATGGCTGAAGACCCTAAGCGCCAGCCTGGCACTCACCGTTGCCGCAGGAACCGTTAGCGCAGAGACCCTGCGAGTCGTCACAGACCCGAGTTTCGTTCCGTTCGAGATGATGGACCAGGAAACCGGTGAAATGATCGGCTTCGACATGGAGATCATCCGGGAAGTCGCCGACCGTGCCGGTTTCGAAATTGATCTCAACACCATGGATTTCAACGGCATCATTCCCGCCCTGCAGACGGGCAACGTGGATATTGCCATTGCCGGTATCACCATCACTGACGAGCGTGAAGAGATTGTTGATTTCTCTGACCCGTACTACGACTCCGGCCTGCGGATCCTGGTGCGAGAGGGCAACGAAGACGTCAGCGAGTTCGACGATCTGGAAGGCAAGAAAATCGGCACCAAGATCGGTAGTACCAGCTACGACTACCTGATCAAGAACCTCGATGCCGACGACGGCGTTACCCCGTATCCGGGCAGCTCCGACATGTACATGGCGCTGATGTCACGTGCAGTGGATGCGGTATTCTACGATGCCCCCAACGTCGGTTACTTTGCCCGCACCAAGGGCGAAGGCAAGGTAAAGACCGTGGGCCCGCTGTATGAAGGCCAGCAGTATGGCATTGCCCTCAAGAGCGGCAGCGAATGGCTGGACGATGTGAACGCCGCCCTGGCCGCCATGAAGGAAGACGGTACCTACAAAACCATCTACGAGAAGTGGTTCGGCCCGATGCCGGACGACATGTAA
- a CDS encoding amino acid ABC transporter permease yields MEFQFQFDWQAAIDSIPFLLKGIPYTLLISFGGLLIGFVLGIIFGLLSINKKWFLRWPATAYIEIFRGTPILVQVLFIFYGLPDLIGGPIDPLTAGIAAIALNSGAYISEVVRGGVQSIDKGQTEAGLSLGLSRTQTFWSVVWPQAFRRMIPPLGNQAIVSIKDTSLFSVIGVGELVRQGQIYIANTFTAFEVYFVVAILYLAITLSLSLILRIVERRGLASV; encoded by the coding sequence GTGGAATTCCAGTTTCAGTTCGACTGGCAGGCAGCCATCGATTCCATTCCGTTTCTGCTCAAGGGTATTCCCTATACCCTGCTGATATCCTTTGGCGGCCTGCTGATCGGGTTTGTACTCGGCATCATCTTCGGGCTGCTCAGTATCAACAAGAAATGGTTCCTGCGCTGGCCGGCCACCGCCTATATCGAAATTTTCCGGGGCACCCCCATCCTGGTTCAGGTGCTGTTTATTTTCTACGGCCTGCCGGATCTGATCGGAGGACCGATTGATCCACTCACCGCCGGCATCGCGGCCATCGCGCTGAACTCCGGCGCCTACATTTCCGAGGTGGTTCGCGGTGGCGTGCAGTCCATCGACAAGGGCCAGACCGAGGCCGGCCTTTCCCTGGGCCTGTCCCGCACCCAGACCTTCTGGTCGGTGGTATGGCCCCAGGCGTTCCGCCGGATGATTCCGCCGCTGGGCAACCAGGCCATCGTCAGTATCAAGGACACCTCCCTGTTCTCGGTCATTGGTGTCGGCGAGCTGGTGCGCCAGGGCCAGATCTACATCGCCAACACCTTCACCGCGTTTGAGGTGTATTTCGTGGTCGCGATCCTCTACCTGGCCATTACCCTGTCGCTGTCCCTGATACTCCGCATCGTCGAGCGGCGCGGCCTGGCCTCTGTCTGA